TGGCCGGCTCCGCGCGGGCCGACAGCCGGCCGTGGCGGCCGATCACGCCCGGCTCGGAGGACTCGCGGCTCGTGGTGGACGACAAGGAGGAGGGGCGCGTCCCGTTCTCCGTGGTCGAGTTGGCCGGCGGCACGCTGATCGGCACCGCGACGCTGTGGGGCATCGACAACCACAACCGGTCCGCGCACATCGGGCTGGGGCTGCTGCCCGCCTCCCGCGGCAAGGGCTACGGCACCGCCGCGGTCGCGGTGCTGTGCCACTACGGGTTCGTCGTGCGCGGTCTGCACCGGCTGCAGATCGAGACGGTGTCGGACAACACCGGGATGCTGCGCGCCGCCGAGCGCAACGGTTTCGTCCGTGAGGGCGTGCTGCGCTCGGCGGCCTGGGTGATGGGCGAGTTCCTCGACGAAGTGCTGCTCGGTCTCCTCGCCGAGGACTGGAAGCCGGACCCGGCGTAGGCCCGCTTGCCGACCCTGGTGGCCGCGGTCCCGGGACTTCCCCAACGCGCCGATTCCCGGCGCCACTTGGCCTCCGGTGGCGGCTCCCGGATGGCCCCGGCTGACCCCCGCATTCCACTTAAGTAGGGAGATCCAAGAATCGTTTCAATTCCAACGTTATGACATAAGCTTCCGATCGGCTGATGCCGGACCAGTCGGCGGATGGCCGAGAACAACTGTGCTCCGTTCCAGTACATGCGAGGAGTCGCGTACATGTCTGAATTGAACCGCCGTGGGTTACTTACACGTGCCGCACTCGCCGGGGCCGGCCTGGTGGCGGCGGATACGTTAGTCGGCGCTCGGCCCGCGACCGCGGCGGGGAGGGGGAAGGCCAGCGGGGCATGCACTCCGGCGTTCGACTCCGTCACCGTGCAGCCCGGGGACTCCCGGTACGAAAGCTTCGTGCGCGCGCACAACACCCGGTTCTCCAACCGGCCCGACCAGGTGACCATCGCGACCACCGCGGCCCATGTCGCCCAGGCCCTCGGCAAGGCCGTCGCGGCCGGCCGACAGGTCTCCGTCCGCTCCGGGGGCCACTGCCTGGAGAACTTCACGACATGGTCCGGGGTCAAGGACCTCATCGACCTCTCGCAGATGTCGGACGTCTACTTCGACGAGCGGATGAAGGCCTTCGCCGTGGGGCCGGGCGCGATCGTGGCTCCGACGCAGAACACGCTCTTCAAGGGCTGGGGCGTGACCATTCCGTCCGCCGGCTGCTCGGAGGTGGGCCTCGGCGGGCACATACTCGGCGGCGGCTACAACTTCTACTCACGAATACACGGCATCGCCGTCGACCACCTCTACGCGGTCGAGGTCGTCGTGGTGGGCGCCGACGGACAGCCCCGCATCGTCGTGGCGACGCGCGAGGCCAACGACCCGAACCGGGACCTGTGGTGGGCGCACACGGGCGGTGGCGGCGGCAACTTCGGCGTGGTCACGCGGTATTGGATGCGTACGCCGGGAATGGACACCTCCGACCCCACCAAGCTCCTTCCCCGTGGCTCCGATCAGCGGGTCCGTACGGTGCAGTGGTCGTGGGACACCCTGTCGCAGCAGTCGTTCACCACGCTCATCCGCAACTACTGCCAGTGGTACGAGCGCAACAGCGCCCCCGGGGCGAAGGAGGTCCAGGTATGGGCCTCGTTCTCCGCCTCGCACGTGTCGGCCGGCGTGATCGGCCTGATGGCCGGTGTCTCGAAGTCGGTCCCGGGCGGCGAGGCCATGCTCGACGGGCTCTTCGACGCGGTCACCGCCGGCGCCGGGGTCAAGGCCGCGACGGACTCCAGGTCCGAGCTGGCGTGGATCGACCGGGACAACTGGTTCTGGGGCCCCCCTGGCCGCCAGAAGGACAAGACCTCGGATCTGCGGAAGAGTTACACCGATGAGCAGATAGCGACGATCTACCGCTATCTCCACGACGACTCGATCAGCAACCCCGGCGCACAGGTGAACCTGGCCGCCCTCGGCGGGAAGATCAACAGCGTCCGCTCGGACGCGACCGCCTATGTGCATCGCGACTCCATCCTGCGCACCTACTTCACCCCCGGTGTGTGGCGGGCGGAGGCGGACGACGCCGCGCACGTGGCCTGGGTCCGCAAGTGCTACCGGGACGTCTACAGCAGGACCGGCGGTGTTCCGGTGCCCGACGCGATCAACGGGGGCGCCTACATCAACTATCCGGACGTCGATCTCGCCGACCCGGAGTGGAACACCTCCAACACCCCGTGGCACGGCCTGTATTACGGCGCGAACTACCCGCGGCTCCAGCAGGTCAAGAGGACCTACGATCCGCGCCATGTGTTCCGCCACCCGCTGTCCATCCGCCCCACCTGATCCCGCGTCACCACGTAGCTCCCACCGACCGGTTCATCAACCGGTCGGTGGGGGCGCCGTGTTCGGGTGTTCCGGAAGCCGGCTCCCGTGAGGACGGATCCGGGAAACACGGCCGGTGATCGCGCTCGGCCGGGCAGCGGAAACGGGCCAGGGTGGCCGGTGCCCGAACTCCGGAAAGCCGGTGAAGCCGGTTCATTCCACGCCGCTGAGCTGTGCTTTTCGGTCGGACCGGCTCGACCGGGGCCGATTCGGGCCGCCTTGACACCCCCCACCGGTCATGAGTTTGTTTACCCGTCATAGCAAGATTTCGACCACCCCGGGGGAAGCTCCCGGCCTCGTTCTCGCGGTCGGTCGAGCGACCGGGGCCAAGGTGTCGCAGACACGACAGGGAGATCGAGATGGCTGCCGAGACGTCCGGCGTTGACGATGTCGCGAGTTTCTACGAAGGCCTCGGTCAGGTTCTCAACGCCGCCTGGGGCGAGAACCTGCACTACGGCTACTGGGAGGACGGTACCGACGACAGCCCCGTCGAGGTCGCCACTGCCCGGCTGACCGACCTGCTGGTCACCCTGCTCGACCCCGCACCCGGCGCCGCCGTCCTCGACATCGGCTGCGGTGTGGGCAAGCCCGCGCTCCAGCTCGTCGCGACCAGGGACGTGCACGTCACCGGCATCGCCATCAGCGACGTCGAGGTGGAGCAGGCCGCCGAGCGCGCCAAGGAGGCGGGCCGGTCGGACGTGACCACCTTCCGGAACGCCGATGTGATGGAACTGCCCTTCGCCGACGGCTCGTTCGACGGCGCGTGGGCGGTCGAGTCACTGCTCCATGTGCCGGACCGGGGCCGGGCGCTCGCCGAGACGGCCAGGGTGCTGCGCCCCGGCGGGCGGCTGGTGATCGCCGACACCGCCGAGATTCCGCCGGTGGGTCCGGAAGGCCGCAAGGTGCTGAACGACATCTGCGCCTCCTACGGCGTGAGTTCGTTCGCCACCGCCGCCGAGTACCTCGAACTGCTGGCCGCCCACGGGTTCGTCGACGTCGAGGTGCGTGACATCAGCGACAAGGTGGTCCGGACAGGGACGATCATGGCCGACGTCGTCGAGGCCCGGCGCGACGAACTGGCCAAGATCGACGGACCGGAACCGGTCGACCAGTACATCGGCCTCATGCGCCGCGCGGCGGCCAACCCGGACATCGGGTACCTCGTGATCGCCGCGACGCTGGACCCCGCGTCCGGCTCCTGACGCAGGACCGCTGTGCGTGTGCTGCCCGGCACCCCTCCGCGACGAGGGGGGCCGGGCAGTCAGGGCCTGTCCGGCGGATCTTCGGGGGCCCGGAACGCCTGGTACGGCACCTCGCCGCGTTGTCCGAGTCGGTCAAGTACTCCAGTACGAGACCGATCCTCCGCCTTGCGATGCACCGCACCAGACGCTCCGTGCTGATCCCCGAACATCCGCCGGACAGGCCCTGACGGACGCGGCGGCTCAGTCGGTGGTCCGGCCGCCGGCCTCCAGCAGCTCCGTCGACGCCCCGCCGGCTTTTCCGGACTCCCCCGACTCCCCCGACTCCCAGGACTCCCCGGCCCCGTCGGTCCCGACGACCGCGGACACTCCGCGCAGACCCAGCGTCATGAACGCGGTCAGCACCGTCAGGACCCCGCAGACCACACTCACCAGCACCAGCCCGTGGGTGAACGCCTCGCGTGCCACCTCCAGCGCGGCCGTACCCAGGCCCTCCGGCAGACGGGAGATCTCGTCGACGGCGTTGCCGATGCTGTCCCGGATACTCGCGGTGGCCCCCTCGGACAGCCCGGCGGGCAGCTCGCCGGAGACCTGATTGCTGTAGACCGCGCCACCGACGCTGCCGAGCACGGCGATGCCCAGGCCCAGGCCCAGTTCGTGAGAGGTGTCCGAGATGGCGGAGACCGCTCCCGCCTTCTCCGGCGGCGCGGAATTGAGCATCATGTCGGTGCCGAGCACGACGGTGGGACTGACGCCGATGTTCAGCAGCCCCAGCGCGACCATCACCGTGGCCGGCCCGCTGTCGGCACCCGCCTGGGCCAGGACCACGAAGCCTGCCGCCGCGACCGCGAGACCCGCGGTCATCACATACGCGGCGCGCATCCACCGCAGAGCCACCGGCGCGAACAACGACCCGGCCACTCCACCCAGACTGCCCGGCAGCGACGCCAGCCCGGCCTCCAGCGGCGACAGCCCCACCACCATCTGCAGGTACTGCGCGATGAAAAACTGCGATCCCGACATCACGAAGAGGGCGAGCCCCATCCCGCCGAGGGACGCGGAGAAGGTGCGCTCACGGAACAGACCCATGTCGAGCAGCGGGTGGGTGAGCCCGCGCTGGCGTACGACGAACCACACGCCGAGGGCGAGACCGGCGAGCAGGATCAGCGCGGGGACCGGGGCGACACCTTCGGCGGCGAGCTTCTTGAGACCGTAGACACTCGCGAGCAGCGAGAGCACCAGCAGGCCCATGCTCGCGAAGTCGATGGTGCCCGGCCTGGGGTCGCGGTACTCGGGGAGCAGCACGGGACCGAGGATCAGCAGGAGCACCATGGCCGGCACGCTCAGCAGGAAGACCGAGCCCCACCAGAAGTGTTCCAGCATCACGCCGCCGACGAGCGGGCCGATGGCGCCGCCCACCAGGAAGCACGTTATCCAGACGCTGAGGGCCACCGTCCGCTGACGGGCGTCGTGGAACAGATTGCGTATCAGCGACATCGAGGAGGGCGTCAGGGTCGCCCCGGCTATGCCGAGGAGCGCGCGGCTGACGATCAGCATCTCGGCGCTGTTGGAGAACGCCGTCAGCAGTGAGGCGACACCGAAGCCCACCGCGCCGATCAGCAGCAGCCGGCGGCGCCCGATCCGGTCGCCCAGTGTCCCCGCGATTATCAGCAGGCTGGCTATGAGAAAGCTGTAGATGTCGACGGCCCACAGGAGTTGCAGACCGCTCGGGTTCAGGCTCGCGTTCAAGTGCGGTACGGCGAGGTGCAGCACCGTGTTGTCGAGGGTGATGAGCATCGCCGGCAGCGAGAGGACGGCGAGGGCCGTCCATTCGCGTCTTCCGGCGTGAGGCGGGGGAGTGGGAGTCGTTTCCTGTTCAGTCATGAAGGAGAGCCCAGTCGGTGAGAGTGAACGTGCCTCCCGGCCGGGCGGGCCGTCGTCGGGGGCCGACGATTCCCGGCCCGCGGGCGGCGTCGAATGACCGATGGCCCGCTCACGGGCCGGGGTGGCGGACTGCCGCCGTCACACCCCGGCCCGTGAGCGGTGCCCGTCACCGGTACCCGGTGGCGTCCGCCGGCTTGCCGGTCTCCTCGACCTCGACCAGATAACGCCAGCAGTCGGGGCGCGAGCCGTCGAGATCGGTGAAGCCGTACTCCTGCGCGAGTTGCCCACTGGACACCGACTGACCGTTGCGGCGCGCGATGTCGGGGTCGCCCGCCAACGCCGCGACGGCGCGTCCGACGTAGGCCGTGCTCTCCGAGATGCAGAAGTGCGGCACCTCGGTCAGCGCGTCGCGCCAGGTGTCCTCGGTGACGCCGAGCGTCTCCAGCATCATCTCCGAACGCATCCAGCCCGGACTGAGCGCCACCGCCGTCCCGCCGTGCGACTTCAGCTCATGGGCGAGCACGAACGCCATGCGCAGCACGCTGTTCTTGACCAGGTCGTAGAAGTACGAGTTGCGGTAGCGCGTTCCGTTGTACGCGGACGTGCCGTCGGTCATCTCGATCACGAGCCCGCCCGGCCGGCGCACGAGCAGCGGCAGCACGAAGTGGCTGGTGATCGCGTGGGTCTCCACGCCCAGCCGCATCAGTCGCAGTCCGTTGTCGAGGTCGTGTTCCCAGACCGGTTTGTCGAACTCGAACAGCCGCTCCCCGCCCCAGACATCGTTGACCAGCACGTCGAGCCGCCCCTGCTCGGCGTCGATGCGCTCGGCCAGCACCCGGACCTGCTCGGGCACCAGGTGGTCGGTCGGTACCGCGATGCCGGTCCCGCCCGCCGCGGTGACCAGCTCCGCGGTGTCCTCGATCGTCTCCGACCGGTTGTACTCGGAGCGCTTTTCCCGAGTCGTACGGCCGGTGACGTAGACCGTCGCACCCGCCGCGCCGAGCTGCACGGCGATGGCGCGCCCCGCTCCCCGCGTCGCACCCGCGACCAGCGCGATCTTTCCGCTCAGGTCCGGCGCCGATGTGTCGGGCATGTCTCTCATCGCGTTCCTTATCTATCTGCACGGCCTGGTCCACGTCAGTCATCGACGCCGACCGGTGACACCATGATCGACCCCAAACCAGACACCTACTGTCGGACTTTGCCGGACAGCCTGGCGAAATGCTGACCGAAGTCATCGCGACCCGCTTCCACCACGCCATGCTCGGACCGCTCGGATGCACAACCTTGCCCTTGCCGGACAGGCCGGCGAGCTGTACCACAGCTCACCACGCCCGAGGACGGCTCGAAGGTCATTCGCGGGACGGCCCTTAGGTGCGTACAGGTTCGAAATCGCTGTCGTGAAGCGGGTGTTCGGGGTCGAGAATTCCGGTATGCCTGCCACACCTGCCCGTCGCCCGCGGTTACGCCGCACAACCCGCCTCGCTGCCCGGACCGCGCCCGGACCAGGGCCGAGCTCCGCCCGCCCACCGGAGACCGCACCAAGTCTCCAGGAACGCTCGGATGGGCTGGACTGGGCACGCCGGATCGAGCTGGTCACCGTCGTGGTCGCCGCCGTCGTGGCGGTGGTCGGCCTCTGGTACTCCAGCATCCAGGCGCGGGACGACCGGGCGCTGACCAAGGAGGGGCAGATCACCGACCGGTACACCGCGGCGGTGGTGAATCTGGGTAGCGACAAGATGGACGTGCGGCTGGGCGGCATCTACGCCTTGCAGCGGATCATGCAGGACTCCCGCCGCGACCAGCCCACCATCGCCAACGTCCTCGCCACCTACATCCGCACCCACGCCGCCAAACTCCCCGCGAAGGGCCAGGACATCCCGGCCGACGTCGATGCCGCCCTCACTGTCCTCGCCATCCGCGACACGGTCCACGACGACACCTTCCGCCTGGACCTCCGTGCCGCCAAGCTCCCCGGTGTCGAACCCTCAATACGGGCGGCTCTAGATGGTGCGGACCTGCGGGACACGGACCTGAGCAACGCGCACCTGGCCTTTGCGGACCTGAGCGGTGCAGACCTGAGCGGTGCTGATCTGAACGCTGCGGACCTGAGCGTTGCGGTCCTGACCAAGGCGGACTTGAGCGACGCGGTCCTGGGCTATGCGGACCTGAGCGGCGCGGACCTGAGCGGCGCCGACCTGAGCGGTGCGGACCTGCGGGACACGGACCTGAGCGGCGCGGTTAATCTGACGAAGGATCAGGTCGACTCGGCCCGTGTTGACGGTAAGACGCGGCTGCCTGCCTCGCTCTCGTAGCGCTACCTCGCAGTCGCTCATGCTCGACCCGTTCCGCCGCCAGTGCCCGTGACGAATTTCGTCCCGCAGTCCCTTTCACCGCGCCCCGCTCTCCTCCGGGAGGGCGGGGCGCTTCGTTGTGTCCGGGCCTACCCCGGCTGCGGATGCTCGGTGACGCCGGGGTGGCGCAGTTGGCGGCGGTATGGGGCCCTGCGCGGGCCGTAGCCCGGCCTGTGGCCACCAGTGGGCGCGGTGGCAGCCGCCCCCGCCACGTCCGTCTTTCGGGGCGTCGACGCAGGGGTCATCAACCAGGGTTTGTTCAATCTCTCGTGGCTGATGGACCACAGGGCGGAGTTCGAGCACCTGGTCCGCGACCGCCTCCCGGGCCGACGGTCGCACGGACGGCGGCCGACCCCCGGGGTGGTTCTATGGCCGAGCTGGCTAACGCGGTCGACGAGGCGCTCCTCGGTCTCGGCAACGGAGTGAACCGTGTCGAGCGCAAGCAGTACCGGGCGTGCCGGCGACTGCGGAACTTCGCCTGCGTCTGCCCGCCTCGGCGCAGCAAGCTGCTCGTCCACCTGAAGGTCGACCCGAAGCACGTCGACCTTGCTCACGGGTTCACCCGGGACGTCTCAGTGCTCGGCCACCACGGTACGGGCGACCTGGAGGTGCGGCCGCGCGCACCGAGGGACGTGGAGCGGGCGCAGGATCTGTTCAGGGCGAGCTACGCAGCCGTGTGATGGCTCGAAGCACCTTGGCCATGAGCTTTTCGCGGTTGGTCTGTGGTCGTCGGGTGCTGCCTTTCGACGTATGGGCAGGTCGTGGCGGTGGACTATCAATGATGCGCGGGATCGCCGGTTTGGCTGACCGGCGATCCCGCGCTGTGTTGCCCCGCTCTGCCGTGCGGGTGGGCAGCGTGTAAGGCCGACTGCGGGGCCGGACTTGACCGCTGGGGTGGCCGGGCGCCTGGCGTCGAGGACCGGCAACTGGCCATGGTGGCGTCCGGACGCCCGCAAGTTCTGCGTCTCCCAGAGAGAGACGGTCATCTCGTTGGTGGCGGACATCATCGTCTCGGTCTCCCGCCCCGTCACCTGGGCCATCCATAAGATCGTCGCCATCGTCACGTTCATCGTGGAGCGGGGCTCCCGAATCGCGAGTTCGTCAACACGGTGCGGCGGGTGATCGGCGATCTGGAATCCCCACTTCCTGAACCACTGCAACCACGAGCGGCCACACGCCGCTTGGAGGCCGACATCCCATCAGCCGGACCTCCGGCGGCGACAACCGCGTTACCTTCGACCAGCCGCCGGAGCCACTAGGCATCGGCGTCTCTCGCGGGTCGGTCCGGCGGCTCAAGCAGGCGTTCCAGCAGCAGCAAGCCGCTCCGGAGGTCGGCACCCTTGTCGAGCAGCCACTGAGTGCTGAGGCCGTCGGCTGCCGCGAGGACAAGTGAGGCCGCCTCGTTCAGGGGAATGTCCGACCGGACGCTCCCCGCAGCTCGGCCTTCTTCGAGCAAAGTCACGATGTCTCTCCTCAGGTCGGCGTACCGCTCCGAGAAGTGCGCCCGTGAGCGGTCGTTGCCCGCCTCCAGCGCGTGAGCCACCATGCTGTTCAGCAGGGCCATGAGCCCCGGCACCCGCATGCTGTGCTCGGCCGAGCGCTGGATCAGGTCGACGAACGTGCCATCGCCCTCGGACGCGGCATCGATGAACCGGCGGTCGTACTCCCGCAGTACCTCGAGGAAGAGCTGCTCGCGGGTGCCGAAATGGTGCTTGAGCACCGGATGCGTAACGCCGATCGCTTCCCCGACGGCGCGCAGCGAGGTGCCCTCGAATCCCAGTCTGTCGTAGACCGACAGCACTTCGTCGATGATCTGCTGCCGTCGGGCAAGGCCCTTCGAGTACGGCCCCCGCTTCGCCGGCCCCTTCTGTTCGGGTGGCCGGACATCTCGGGAGTCCTGATGGGTCATGGCATGCCTCCAGAGCGGTCGCCGGGCCGGTGGTGCGCGGCCTGCTCGATTCTATGGCCGCCCTCCTGAAAATATCCATTCGGATATTTTCAGGGTACTGTCTGCTCAGCGATGGATCACATCGCCACCCCGACGTGCAAGGGAAGTGAGCAGATGGCTGCCACCGAAGGCCCGACCGCCGACGCGGCCGGCCGAACCATCCGCATGACGAACCCCGATTGGTGGAGGCAGGCGGCGGTCTACCAGATCTACCCGAGGAGTTACTGCGACCGGAACGGCGATGGCGTCGGAGACCTCGCGGGCGTCCTCTCACGGGTCGACCACATCGCGGCCCTCAAGGTGGACGCCGTCTGGTTCAGCCCGTTCTATCCGTCGGCGCTCACAGACGGCGGGTACGACGTGGACGACTACCGGGACATCGATCCGTCGATCGGCACACTCGCCGAGTTCGACGCGCTCGTGGCCGCACTCCACGAGTGCGAGATCAAGGTCGTCGTCGACCTGGTGCCCAACCACAGCTCCGACCGGCACGAGTGGTTCCGCGCCGCACTGGCCTCGACACCCGGATCACGCGAGCGCGACCGGTACCTGTTCCGCGACGGAGCCGGTGCGAACGGCGAACTGCCGCCCAACGACTGGCAGGCCATGTTCGGCGGCCCCGCCTGGACGCGCGTGACCGAGGCCGACGGCACACCCGGCCAGTGGTACCTGCACCTCTTCTCGACCCACCAACCCGACTGGAACTGGGCGAACCAGGAAGTACGCGACGACTTCCTCACCACGCTCCGCTTCTGGGGCGATCGCGGAGTCGACGGCTTCCGCGTCGATGTCGCCATGGGGCTGGCCAAGGACATGAGCGAGCCGTTTCCACCGTGGGAGAAGGCGGGAGACTTTCTGCTCCTCGCGCTGGGCGCCGACAACCCGTTCGGGGACGGCAAGCACCCGCTGGTCGACCGCGACGAACTCATCGAGATCTACACCGGCTGGCGACAGGTCTTCAACAGCTACGAACCGCCCCTGTTCGCGGTCGCCGAGGCGTGGGTCGCGCCCCACCGGCGCGGACTCTACGCGAACAGGGAATCGCTCGGCCAGGCGTTCAACTTCGATCTGCTGCACGCCCCGTGGGACGCCGCGGCCTTCCGCGGCATCATCCAGCGCAACGTCGAACTCGCGGCCGAGCACGACACGACGAGCACATGGGTCTTCTCCAACCACGATGTCGTCCGCCACGCCTCACGGTTCGCGCCGCAGCCCCGCGAGCCGGAGCGCGGCACCACTGGCGCCGACGGTGCCGGCAGAGCACTCACGGGGCGCGGGCTCGCACGGGCCGAGGCTGCGATCATGCTCGCTCTCGCGCTGCCGGGCAGCACGTACATGTACCAGGGCGAAGAACTCGGCCTGCCCGAGGTGACCGGCATTCCGGCCGACCAGGTGCAGGACCCGTGGGCGGTGGTCGAGAACGGTGTGATGACAGCGGGTCGTGACGGATGCAGGGTGCCTCTGCCCTGGACCACCGGTGGCGTCTCCTTCGGATTCGGTGCCGCGGACGCGCACCTGCCGCAACCCGACTGGTTCGGTTCCTACTCCGTCGAGAAGCAGCAGGACGACCCCTCATCGACGCTCTCCCTCTACCGCGAAGCGCTCGGTCTGAGGCGCATGCTCCAGAGCGAGGAGCTACTGCGATGGCTCGAACTCGGGCCAGGCATCGTCGCATTCCGCCGACCCAACGGCTGGATCTCGGTGACCAACTTCGGCACGGTGCCGGTCGCGCTTCCGCCCGGACGTGTCGTCCTCCGCTCTGATCGCCGCGCCGCGAACGAGCCGCTCGCCGCCGAAGCGACCGCATGGGTACTGCACCCGCCCGAGTGAGCCGAGTGAGCACGCACACCGAAAACCGGTCACAGACACACAGGAGGAATGGACATGGCATGGCGGTTGTTCAAGCTCGGACGCTGGTCGTTCCGACGCCGACGGACCGTTGCGGGAATCTGGTTCCTGCTGCTCCTCATGGTCGCCGTCGGAGCGGCGACCCTCTCGGGCAAGACGAATGACAACTTCGAGTTGTCCGGCGTCGAATCCACGCGGGCGTTCGACCTGATCAAGGAGCGCGACCCCGGAGCCGCTCCCGAAGGCGCGACCGCACGGGTGGTGTTTCAAGCGCCGGACGGCGAGTCGCTGGCAGACCCGGCTCACAAGCAGACCGTGACCGACGCGCTCGCGGAACTGAGGACGAAGGACGTCGTGTCGATCCTCGACCCGTTCACCGGGGAGACGATCTCGGAGGACGGTCGTACCGGCTACGCCTCGGTCGGCTACGCCCGAAGCGCCGTCGATCTGTCCCAGGGGGACCGGGACGCCCTCGAAGCCGCCCGAGACCTCGCCGCGGAAGCGGGGCTGACGGCCACCATCGGCGGAGACGTGCTTGGCGTGGAGATGGACGCCGCCCTCGCCGAACTGATCGGCGTCGCCATCGCCTTCGTGGTGCTGGCCCTCACCTTCGGGTCGCTCCTCGCGGCCGGGATGCCCCTGCTGACCGCGCTGGTCGGCGTCGGCATCGGTATGGCCGTCATCGCCATCCTGACCGGGTTCGTCGAGCTCAGCACCACGACCCCCGCGCTCGGCACGATGCTCGGGCTGGCAGTCGGCATCGACTACGCACTGTTCATCCTGTCCCGCTACCAGGCCGAGGTACGCCAAGGCCGCCCGCTGGAGGAGGCGGCAGGCCGCGCCGTGGGCACCGCAGGCTCAGCCGTGGTCTTCGCCGGCCTCACGGTCATCATCGCCCTCGTCGGCCTCGCCGTGTGCGGCATCGGATTCCTCACCGAGATGGGCCTCGGCGGAGCGTTCACCGTCGCCATCTCCGTGCTCATCGCGCTCACCCTGCTGCCCGCAATGCTCGGTTTCGTCGGCGCTCGCATCACCAAGGACCCTCCTCACTCCCCGAAGAAGCACACCGCGACCGACTCCACAGAGACCGGCGCCTCCGGCAACCCCGGGGAGCCACGCACCCTTGGGCGCCGCTGGGTCGAGGGCCTGGCCCGGTTCCGCTGGCCCGCGCTCGTGGCGGGGATCGCGGCCGCCATCGTGGCCGCCATCCCCGTAGCCTCCCTGCAGCTCTCACTGCCCGGCGACAACACCAAGCCCGCGGGCAGCGACGTACGCGTCGCCTATGACCTCATCGCCGAGAACTTCGGCGCCGGAGCCAACGGGCCACTGCTCATCGTCATCGACACGAAGAAGGCCCCGAATCCGGCCGCCGCGGTCGCCACCGCCACCGCGAGCCTGCGCGAACTGGCCGCCCGGGACGACTCCCACATCGCCGGCGTCATCCCGGCCGTCACCGGCGACAGCCCGCAGGCGCAGCGTGCCTACGCGCAGCAACTCGACACCGCACAGTTCGCGACACTCACGGTGATACCCCGCTCCGGACCGTCTCACGAGTCCACCAAGGCAGTCGTCGCAGACATCCGGGAGACGCTGTC
This window of the Streptomyces niveus genome carries:
- a CDS encoding glycoside hydrolase family 13 protein; translation: MAATEGPTADAAGRTIRMTNPDWWRQAAVYQIYPRSYCDRNGDGVGDLAGVLSRVDHIAALKVDAVWFSPFYPSALTDGGYDVDDYRDIDPSIGTLAEFDALVAALHECEIKVVVDLVPNHSSDRHEWFRAALASTPGSRERDRYLFRDGAGANGELPPNDWQAMFGGPAWTRVTEADGTPGQWYLHLFSTHQPDWNWANQEVRDDFLTTLRFWGDRGVDGFRVDVAMGLAKDMSEPFPPWEKAGDFLLLALGADNPFGDGKHPLVDRDELIEIYTGWRQVFNSYEPPLFAVAEAWVAPHRRGLYANRESLGQAFNFDLLHAPWDAAAFRGIIQRNVELAAEHDTTSTWVFSNHDVVRHASRFAPQPREPERGTTGADGAGRALTGRGLARAEAAIMLALALPGSTYMYQGEELGLPEVTGIPADQVQDPWAVVENGVMTAGRDGCRVPLPWTTGGVSFGFGAADAHLPQPDWFGSYSVEKQQDDPSSTLSLYREALGLRRMLQSEELLRWLELGPGIVAFRRPNGWISVTNFGTVPVALPPGRVVLRSDRRAANEPLAAEATAWVLHPPE
- a CDS encoding MMPL family transporter: MAWRLFKLGRWSFRRRRTVAGIWFLLLLMVAVGAATLSGKTNDNFELSGVESTRAFDLIKERDPGAAPEGATARVVFQAPDGESLADPAHKQTVTDALAELRTKDVVSILDPFTGETISEDGRTGYASVGYARSAVDLSQGDRDALEAARDLAAEAGLTATIGGDVLGVEMDAALAELIGVAIAFVVLALTFGSLLAAGMPLLTALVGVGIGMAVIAILTGFVELSTTTPALGTMLGLAVGIDYALFILSRYQAEVRQGRPLEEAAGRAVGTAGSAVVFAGLTVIIALVGLAVCGIGFLTEMGLGGAFTVAISVLIALTLLPAMLGFVGARITKDPPHSPKKHTATDSTETGASGNPGEPRTLGRRWVEGLARFRWPALVAGIAAAIVAAIPVASLQLSLPGDNTKPAGSDVRVAYDLIAENFGAGANGPLLIVIDTKKAPNPAAAVATATASLRELAARDDSHIAGVIPAVTGDSPQAQRAYAQQLDTAQFATLTVIPRSGPSHESTKAVVADIRETLSGLPDRSGARALVTGLTAVDVDISNKLTEVFPLYLAVVVGLAVILLIAVFRSIWVPIKAALGFLFSVGVSLGATIAVFQWGWLNEFVGLDTTSPVLFLLPILLTGILFGLAMDYEVFLVTRMREAYILGTPARQAVIEGFTHSARVVAAAALIMVGVFAGFTLTDDIILKTVGFALAIGVLVDAFLVRMLLVPAAMFIIGRRIWWMPRGMNRLVPTLDIEGEALTTRLASRTPTDQRSDARSAPSPENIGNQHPDALATRKPAGRERY